The Lagopus muta isolate bLagMut1 chromosome 4, bLagMut1 primary, whole genome shotgun sequence genome has a window encoding:
- the LRRC66 gene encoding leucine-rich repeat-containing protein 66 isoform X1: MDNVHLSVTAVLLLYFNHPRSVGTKQLLNTHRHTDCWWDEKFVVNCSFLGLGAIPEDISLTAETVDLSYNNIKTFLCATGRNEDWMLKHLNLSNNLISDISVTAFRNLPILETLNLNGNSISTLTLHPPTPAHGSKTLGEMHRFLPALKVLSAGRNNLHAVPTGLGLLQSLQTVHLSFNGILQIDLNDFHNCSQLKNIYLQNNKIANIHPDAFKDLNKLQVVDLRENPLTTILPHLLINLNIFQLKVDLFNNSWICNCRLHALKHLLRFFSASTKEKLITSCSKTATSSQKPLLYLSSFHLNCSDSVLSRTSVVPPRETSVLRCSVGNALDNGVSWWTPKGKISKESSLPHLYMCTFNTTRKKYLIYNVQVKEKVPAPLVRKTRATNAGVRAGGTQQDLTLAVCLSVFITFFCAFCLGVLARPCLTRLWMRMCRIKAPAPEHTYANDAFSDETPSREHSVSNPMNTQHNEFVFYENYSRSTHASPTGTAQFYENVIGGTGRTPSTEEFPKESNNEINIKKNSVSFNTKTNSSDAMNTGQLTARMDYENSNEVTPGKLMGNSLSTKDPKYANSTDSEQSRVPPMPSRHNTGSHSVHTDPADTDLPCTGDAGFPLPTVQPQTSVQYSRDNEVGNRSGQQQSEATPEYKGNISHHEPISSTKFMPGRQSYDREFGLNSNVNMNSDMGNLILPSSSKRDANIENLSIHQKPENTPHTEHSCKRDCRNEQGNFADFFGDSSSDEGALFTMSDCSSLEDSDLEQISVSSNLPAPLPSLEKADTNGIGNFSAPLESLSIAAELRHIGKNGDKHNAYFGTTTDYGSDTIIPEAASAHAAKCSDHVSTSGSDSINSSPEVPDAFDYFTKESTAQNSISDSPYKHNTDFSNTPLSLKHFPTYATDTENTPEDAELQPHQFSFQPQHLLRHSPTEQKEHAPEVSTEQLTDESSSESDRWEGDAAPRWNMNTSESNHFVRTPLDTGLNATVSKAPLPHASTASNKSPHPSVSENTTEKPSTVIMEKKSLPQGEHINSARTHEDKTQRSFSEECDKYRELQGSNNCSSSDEMQSCSVMTKLHLESPGKTQSVFNIDNYFQLDPSEENVYSSLVPHSSLSRSTQHSSGPFPQKTAGNKTCPTTDPSELEGDTSLKAPESSSTTAASLPDSSEKCCQKAQTSLGQRQLFIKKKRAFDGFGNILQSRRAESDG; this comes from the exons ATGGATAACGTTCACCTGAgtgtcacagctgtgctgctcctttaCTTTAATCACCCTCGATCAGTGGGAACCAAGCAGCTTCTTAATACACATCGCCATACAGACTGCTGGTGGGATGAGAAGTTCGTAGTGAATTGCTCTTTCTTGGGACTAGGTGCTATTCCAGAAGATATATCACTAACAGCAGAAACGGTCGATCTAAGTTATAATAACATCAAAACTTTCCTGTGCGCCACCGGGAGAAATGAAGACTGGATGCTGAAACACCTGAACCTCAGTAACAACCTCATTTCTGACATCTCCGTAACTGCTTTTAGAAATCTACCAATTTTGGAAACTCTAAACCTCAATGGTAACTCTATCAGCACCCTCACACTGCACCCACCCACACCTGCACATGGGTCTAAAACACTGGGAGAAATGCACCgtttcctgcctgccttgaaaGTACTGTCAGCTGGAAGGAATAACCTCCATGCAGTTCCAACAG GGCTAGGACTGCTGCAGTCTTTACAAACTGTCCATTTGTCATTCAATGGCATACTACAGATTGACCTGAATGATTTTCACAACTGTTCGCAGCTGAAAAATATCTACCTGCAAAACAACAAGATAGCAAACATTCATCCTGACGCCTTCAAGGATCTCAACAAACTACAG GTCGTGGATCTCCGTGAAAACCCTCTGACAACCATTCTACCTCACCTATTAATCAATTTGAACATCTTTCAACTCAAAGTGGATTTGTTCAACAATTCCTGGATATGTAACTGCAGACTTCATGCCTTGAAACATCTActccgttttttttctgcctccaCGAAAGAAAAGCTGATTACATCTTGCAGTAAAACTGCCACCAGCTCACAGAAGCCTCTGCTGTACCTTTCAAGTTTCCACCTGAACTGCAGTGACAGTGTTTTGTCCAGGACATCTGTGGTCCCACCGAGGGAGACATCAGTGCTGCGCTGCAGCGTGGGTAACGCACTGG ataaTGGAGTCTCATGGTGGACACCTAAAGGCaaaatttcaaaggaaagcagTCTTCCTCATCTATATATGTGTACTTTTAATACAACAAGGAAGAAGTATCTCATCTACAACGTACAGGTAAAAGAAAAGGTTCCAGCACCTCTGGTTAGAAAAACTCGGGCCACCAATGCAGGTGTTAGAGCAGGAGGAACGCAGCAGGACCTGACGCTGGCCGTATGCCTCTCAGTGttcattacatttttctgtgccTTCTGCCTGGGCGTCCTGGCCAGGCCCTGCCTCACACGCTTGTGGATGCGCATGTGCAGGATCAAAGCCCCGGCTCCAGAGCACACCTACGCTAACGATGCCTTTTCAGATGAAACCCCAAGCAGAGAGCACTCCGTGAGCAACCCAATGAACACACAGCATAatgagtttgttttttatgaGAATTATTCAAGAAGCACTCATGCTTCTCCTACAGGAACTGCTCAGTTTTATGAAAATGTCATTGGTGGCACTGGACGCACACCAAGTACTGAGGAGTTcccaaaagaaagcaataatgagattaacataaaaaaaaatagcgtGTCTTTCAACACCAAAACTAATAGCAGTGATGCCATGAACACTGGACAGCTTACTGCAAGGATGGATTACGAGAACAGCAATGAAGTAACACCAGGGAAATTAATGGGGAACAGCTTGTCAACAAAAGACCCAAAGTACGCAAACAGCACAgactcagagcagagcagagtccCTCCCATGCCCAGCAGACACAACACTGGCTCTCACTCAGTTCACACGGATCCTGCAGACACAGATTTACCCTGCACAGGAGATGCTGGCTTCCCACTTCCCACAGTACAACCCCAAACCAGTGTGCAATATTCCAGAGACAATGAGGTGGGCAACAGATCTGGTCAGCAGCAGTCAGAGGCAACACCTGAATACAAAGGGAACATTTCACATCATGAACCTATAAGCTCTACAAAATTTATGCCTGGGAGGCAAAGCTATGATAGAGAATTTGGTCTAAATAGCAACGTAAATATGAACAGTGACATGGGAAATCTTATTTTACCCAGTAGCTCTAAGAGAGATGCAAATATTGAGAACTTAAGCATTCACCAAAAACCTGAAAACACTCCTCATACAGAGCACAGCTGTAAAAGAGATTGTAGAAATGAGCAAGGTAATTTTGCAGATTTCTTTGGTGACAGTTCTTCAGATGAAGGGGCTCTGTTCACGATGAGTGACTGCAGCTCCTTAGAAGACTCTGACCTGGAACAAATCAGCGTTAGCAGCAACTTGCCAGCTCCTCTGCCATCACTGGAGAAAGCTGACACAAATGGAATTGGTAATTTCTCAGCACCGCTAGAATCCCTGAGCATTGCTGCAGAACTTCGGCATATTGGAAAAAATGGAGATAAGCACAATGCATATTTTGGAACCACTACAGATTACGGGTCAGATACCATCATACCTGAAGCAGCATCAGCTCACGCTGCCAAATGCAGTGATCATGTAAGCACATCAGGTTCAGACTCAATTAATTCAAGTCCAGAAGTTCCTGATGCATTTGACTATTTTACCAAGGAGTCAACAGCACAAAACTCAATTTCTGATTCTCCCTACAAGCACAACACAGACTTCAGCAACACACCActttcattaaaacattttcctacATATGCAACAGATACCGAAAATACTCCTGaagatgctgagctgcagccacaccagtTTTCCTTTCAACCACAGCACCTCCTCAGACACAGTCCCACAGAACAGAAGGAACACGCACCAGAGgtaagcacagagcagctcacagATGAGAGTTCCTCTGAAAGCGACCGTTGGGAAGGGGACGCTGCTCCGAGATGGAACATGAATACATCTGAGAGCAATCATTTTGTTCGTACTCCTCTTGATACTGGTTTGAATGCAACTGTTAGCAAGGCACCTCTTCCACatgccagcacagccagcaacAAGTCACCTCATCCATCCGTATCtgaaaacacaactgaaaaaccTTCTACAGTTATTATGGAGAAAAAGTCATTACCACAGGGTGAGCACATTAATTCAGCTAGAACTCACGAAGATAAAACACAAAGAAGTTTCAGTGAAGAATGTGATAAATACAGGGAATTACAGGGCAGCAACAACTGTAGCTCTTCTGATGAAATGCAATCCTGCAGTGTTATGACAAAATTGCACCTTGAATCTCCAGGGAAAACACAGTCAGTCTTCAACATAGACAATTATTTCCAGTTGGATCCAAGTGAAGAGAATGTGTATTCCTCACTAGTCCCACACAGCTCCCTGAgcagaagcacacagcacagctcaggtcCGTTCCCACAAAAGactgcaggaaacaaaaccTGCCCAACCACTGATCCCAGTGAGCTGGAGGGTGACACCTCTTTGAAAGCACCAGAGAGCAGTTCTACAACAGCTGCCAGCCTCCCAGATTCCAGTGAAAAATGCTGTCAAAAAGCTCAGACCAGTTTAGGACAGCGCCAGCTTTtcattaagaagaaaagagcatttGATGGATTTGGTAATATTTTGCAAAGTAGGAGAGCAGAGTCCGATGGTTGA
- the LRRC66 gene encoding leucine-rich repeat-containing protein 66 isoform X2 — protein sequence MQFQQLKNIYLQNNKIANIHPDAFKDLNKLQVVDLRENPLTTILPHLLINLNIFQLKVDLFNNSWICNCRLHALKHLLRFFSASTKEKLITSCSKTATSSQKPLLYLSSFHLNCSDSVLSRTSVVPPRETSVLRCSVGNALDNGVSWWTPKGKISKESSLPHLYMCTFNTTRKKYLIYNVQVKEKVPAPLVRKTRATNAGVRAGGTQQDLTLAVCLSVFITFFCAFCLGVLARPCLTRLWMRMCRIKAPAPEHTYANDAFSDETPSREHSVSNPMNTQHNEFVFYENYSRSTHASPTGTAQFYENVIGGTGRTPSTEEFPKESNNEINIKKNSVSFNTKTNSSDAMNTGQLTARMDYENSNEVTPGKLMGNSLSTKDPKYANSTDSEQSRVPPMPSRHNTGSHSVHTDPADTDLPCTGDAGFPLPTVQPQTSVQYSRDNEVGNRSGQQQSEATPEYKGNISHHEPISSTKFMPGRQSYDREFGLNSNVNMNSDMGNLILPSSSKRDANIENLSIHQKPENTPHTEHSCKRDCRNEQGNFADFFGDSSSDEGALFTMSDCSSLEDSDLEQISVSSNLPAPLPSLEKADTNGIGNFSAPLESLSIAAELRHIGKNGDKHNAYFGTTTDYGSDTIIPEAASAHAAKCSDHVSTSGSDSINSSPEVPDAFDYFTKESTAQNSISDSPYKHNTDFSNTPLSLKHFPTYATDTENTPEDAELQPHQFSFQPQHLLRHSPTEQKEHAPEVSTEQLTDESSSESDRWEGDAAPRWNMNTSESNHFVRTPLDTGLNATVSKAPLPHASTASNKSPHPSVSENTTEKPSTVIMEKKSLPQGEHINSARTHEDKTQRSFSEECDKYRELQGSNNCSSSDEMQSCSVMTKLHLESPGKTQSVFNIDNYFQLDPSEENVYSSLVPHSSLSRSTQHSSGPFPQKTAGNKTCPTTDPSELEGDTSLKAPESSSTTAASLPDSSEKCCQKAQTSLGQRQLFIKKKRAFDGFGNILQSRRAESDG from the exons ATGCAGTTCCAACAG CTGAAAAATATCTACCTGCAAAACAACAAGATAGCAAACATTCATCCTGACGCCTTCAAGGATCTCAACAAACTACAG GTCGTGGATCTCCGTGAAAACCCTCTGACAACCATTCTACCTCACCTATTAATCAATTTGAACATCTTTCAACTCAAAGTGGATTTGTTCAACAATTCCTGGATATGTAACTGCAGACTTCATGCCTTGAAACATCTActccgttttttttctgcctccaCGAAAGAAAAGCTGATTACATCTTGCAGTAAAACTGCCACCAGCTCACAGAAGCCTCTGCTGTACCTTTCAAGTTTCCACCTGAACTGCAGTGACAGTGTTTTGTCCAGGACATCTGTGGTCCCACCGAGGGAGACATCAGTGCTGCGCTGCAGCGTGGGTAACGCACTGG ataaTGGAGTCTCATGGTGGACACCTAAAGGCaaaatttcaaaggaaagcagTCTTCCTCATCTATATATGTGTACTTTTAATACAACAAGGAAGAAGTATCTCATCTACAACGTACAGGTAAAAGAAAAGGTTCCAGCACCTCTGGTTAGAAAAACTCGGGCCACCAATGCAGGTGTTAGAGCAGGAGGAACGCAGCAGGACCTGACGCTGGCCGTATGCCTCTCAGTGttcattacatttttctgtgccTTCTGCCTGGGCGTCCTGGCCAGGCCCTGCCTCACACGCTTGTGGATGCGCATGTGCAGGATCAAAGCCCCGGCTCCAGAGCACACCTACGCTAACGATGCCTTTTCAGATGAAACCCCAAGCAGAGAGCACTCCGTGAGCAACCCAATGAACACACAGCATAatgagtttgttttttatgaGAATTATTCAAGAAGCACTCATGCTTCTCCTACAGGAACTGCTCAGTTTTATGAAAATGTCATTGGTGGCACTGGACGCACACCAAGTACTGAGGAGTTcccaaaagaaagcaataatgagattaacataaaaaaaaatagcgtGTCTTTCAACACCAAAACTAATAGCAGTGATGCCATGAACACTGGACAGCTTACTGCAAGGATGGATTACGAGAACAGCAATGAAGTAACACCAGGGAAATTAATGGGGAACAGCTTGTCAACAAAAGACCCAAAGTACGCAAACAGCACAgactcagagcagagcagagtccCTCCCATGCCCAGCAGACACAACACTGGCTCTCACTCAGTTCACACGGATCCTGCAGACACAGATTTACCCTGCACAGGAGATGCTGGCTTCCCACTTCCCACAGTACAACCCCAAACCAGTGTGCAATATTCCAGAGACAATGAGGTGGGCAACAGATCTGGTCAGCAGCAGTCAGAGGCAACACCTGAATACAAAGGGAACATTTCACATCATGAACCTATAAGCTCTACAAAATTTATGCCTGGGAGGCAAAGCTATGATAGAGAATTTGGTCTAAATAGCAACGTAAATATGAACAGTGACATGGGAAATCTTATTTTACCCAGTAGCTCTAAGAGAGATGCAAATATTGAGAACTTAAGCATTCACCAAAAACCTGAAAACACTCCTCATACAGAGCACAGCTGTAAAAGAGATTGTAGAAATGAGCAAGGTAATTTTGCAGATTTCTTTGGTGACAGTTCTTCAGATGAAGGGGCTCTGTTCACGATGAGTGACTGCAGCTCCTTAGAAGACTCTGACCTGGAACAAATCAGCGTTAGCAGCAACTTGCCAGCTCCTCTGCCATCACTGGAGAAAGCTGACACAAATGGAATTGGTAATTTCTCAGCACCGCTAGAATCCCTGAGCATTGCTGCAGAACTTCGGCATATTGGAAAAAATGGAGATAAGCACAATGCATATTTTGGAACCACTACAGATTACGGGTCAGATACCATCATACCTGAAGCAGCATCAGCTCACGCTGCCAAATGCAGTGATCATGTAAGCACATCAGGTTCAGACTCAATTAATTCAAGTCCAGAAGTTCCTGATGCATTTGACTATTTTACCAAGGAGTCAACAGCACAAAACTCAATTTCTGATTCTCCCTACAAGCACAACACAGACTTCAGCAACACACCActttcattaaaacattttcctacATATGCAACAGATACCGAAAATACTCCTGaagatgctgagctgcagccacaccagtTTTCCTTTCAACCACAGCACCTCCTCAGACACAGTCCCACAGAACAGAAGGAACACGCACCAGAGgtaagcacagagcagctcacagATGAGAGTTCCTCTGAAAGCGACCGTTGGGAAGGGGACGCTGCTCCGAGATGGAACATGAATACATCTGAGAGCAATCATTTTGTTCGTACTCCTCTTGATACTGGTTTGAATGCAACTGTTAGCAAGGCACCTCTTCCACatgccagcacagccagcaacAAGTCACCTCATCCATCCGTATCtgaaaacacaactgaaaaaccTTCTACAGTTATTATGGAGAAAAAGTCATTACCACAGGGTGAGCACATTAATTCAGCTAGAACTCACGAAGATAAAACACAAAGAAGTTTCAGTGAAGAATGTGATAAATACAGGGAATTACAGGGCAGCAACAACTGTAGCTCTTCTGATGAAATGCAATCCTGCAGTGTTATGACAAAATTGCACCTTGAATCTCCAGGGAAAACACAGTCAGTCTTCAACATAGACAATTATTTCCAGTTGGATCCAAGTGAAGAGAATGTGTATTCCTCACTAGTCCCACACAGCTCCCTGAgcagaagcacacagcacagctcaggtcCGTTCCCACAAAAGactgcaggaaacaaaaccTGCCCAACCACTGATCCCAGTGAGCTGGAGGGTGACACCTCTTTGAAAGCACCAGAGAGCAGTTCTACAACAGCTGCCAGCCTCCCAGATTCCAGTGAAAAATGCTGTCAAAAAGCTCAGACCAGTTTAGGACAGCGCCAGCTTTtcattaagaagaaaagagcatttGATGGATTTGGTAATATTTTGCAAAGTAGGAGAGCAGAGTCCGATGGTTGA
- the LRRC66 gene encoding leucine-rich repeat-containing protein 66 isoform X3 — translation MQFQQVVDLRENPLTTILPHLLINLNIFQLKVDLFNNSWICNCRLHALKHLLRFFSASTKEKLITSCSKTATSSQKPLLYLSSFHLNCSDSVLSRTSVVPPRETSVLRCSVGNALDNGVSWWTPKGKISKESSLPHLYMCTFNTTRKKYLIYNVQVKEKVPAPLVRKTRATNAGVRAGGTQQDLTLAVCLSVFITFFCAFCLGVLARPCLTRLWMRMCRIKAPAPEHTYANDAFSDETPSREHSVSNPMNTQHNEFVFYENYSRSTHASPTGTAQFYENVIGGTGRTPSTEEFPKESNNEINIKKNSVSFNTKTNSSDAMNTGQLTARMDYENSNEVTPGKLMGNSLSTKDPKYANSTDSEQSRVPPMPSRHNTGSHSVHTDPADTDLPCTGDAGFPLPTVQPQTSVQYSRDNEVGNRSGQQQSEATPEYKGNISHHEPISSTKFMPGRQSYDREFGLNSNVNMNSDMGNLILPSSSKRDANIENLSIHQKPENTPHTEHSCKRDCRNEQGNFADFFGDSSSDEGALFTMSDCSSLEDSDLEQISVSSNLPAPLPSLEKADTNGIGNFSAPLESLSIAAELRHIGKNGDKHNAYFGTTTDYGSDTIIPEAASAHAAKCSDHVSTSGSDSINSSPEVPDAFDYFTKESTAQNSISDSPYKHNTDFSNTPLSLKHFPTYATDTENTPEDAELQPHQFSFQPQHLLRHSPTEQKEHAPEVSTEQLTDESSSESDRWEGDAAPRWNMNTSESNHFVRTPLDTGLNATVSKAPLPHASTASNKSPHPSVSENTTEKPSTVIMEKKSLPQGEHINSARTHEDKTQRSFSEECDKYRELQGSNNCSSSDEMQSCSVMTKLHLESPGKTQSVFNIDNYFQLDPSEENVYSSLVPHSSLSRSTQHSSGPFPQKTAGNKTCPTTDPSELEGDTSLKAPESSSTTAASLPDSSEKCCQKAQTSLGQRQLFIKKKRAFDGFGNILQSRRAESDG, via the exons ATGCAGTTCCAACAG GTCGTGGATCTCCGTGAAAACCCTCTGACAACCATTCTACCTCACCTATTAATCAATTTGAACATCTTTCAACTCAAAGTGGATTTGTTCAACAATTCCTGGATATGTAACTGCAGACTTCATGCCTTGAAACATCTActccgttttttttctgcctccaCGAAAGAAAAGCTGATTACATCTTGCAGTAAAACTGCCACCAGCTCACAGAAGCCTCTGCTGTACCTTTCAAGTTTCCACCTGAACTGCAGTGACAGTGTTTTGTCCAGGACATCTGTGGTCCCACCGAGGGAGACATCAGTGCTGCGCTGCAGCGTGGGTAACGCACTGG ataaTGGAGTCTCATGGTGGACACCTAAAGGCaaaatttcaaaggaaagcagTCTTCCTCATCTATATATGTGTACTTTTAATACAACAAGGAAGAAGTATCTCATCTACAACGTACAGGTAAAAGAAAAGGTTCCAGCACCTCTGGTTAGAAAAACTCGGGCCACCAATGCAGGTGTTAGAGCAGGAGGAACGCAGCAGGACCTGACGCTGGCCGTATGCCTCTCAGTGttcattacatttttctgtgccTTCTGCCTGGGCGTCCTGGCCAGGCCCTGCCTCACACGCTTGTGGATGCGCATGTGCAGGATCAAAGCCCCGGCTCCAGAGCACACCTACGCTAACGATGCCTTTTCAGATGAAACCCCAAGCAGAGAGCACTCCGTGAGCAACCCAATGAACACACAGCATAatgagtttgttttttatgaGAATTATTCAAGAAGCACTCATGCTTCTCCTACAGGAACTGCTCAGTTTTATGAAAATGTCATTGGTGGCACTGGACGCACACCAAGTACTGAGGAGTTcccaaaagaaagcaataatgagattaacataaaaaaaaatagcgtGTCTTTCAACACCAAAACTAATAGCAGTGATGCCATGAACACTGGACAGCTTACTGCAAGGATGGATTACGAGAACAGCAATGAAGTAACACCAGGGAAATTAATGGGGAACAGCTTGTCAACAAAAGACCCAAAGTACGCAAACAGCACAgactcagagcagagcagagtccCTCCCATGCCCAGCAGACACAACACTGGCTCTCACTCAGTTCACACGGATCCTGCAGACACAGATTTACCCTGCACAGGAGATGCTGGCTTCCCACTTCCCACAGTACAACCCCAAACCAGTGTGCAATATTCCAGAGACAATGAGGTGGGCAACAGATCTGGTCAGCAGCAGTCAGAGGCAACACCTGAATACAAAGGGAACATTTCACATCATGAACCTATAAGCTCTACAAAATTTATGCCTGGGAGGCAAAGCTATGATAGAGAATTTGGTCTAAATAGCAACGTAAATATGAACAGTGACATGGGAAATCTTATTTTACCCAGTAGCTCTAAGAGAGATGCAAATATTGAGAACTTAAGCATTCACCAAAAACCTGAAAACACTCCTCATACAGAGCACAGCTGTAAAAGAGATTGTAGAAATGAGCAAGGTAATTTTGCAGATTTCTTTGGTGACAGTTCTTCAGATGAAGGGGCTCTGTTCACGATGAGTGACTGCAGCTCCTTAGAAGACTCTGACCTGGAACAAATCAGCGTTAGCAGCAACTTGCCAGCTCCTCTGCCATCACTGGAGAAAGCTGACACAAATGGAATTGGTAATTTCTCAGCACCGCTAGAATCCCTGAGCATTGCTGCAGAACTTCGGCATATTGGAAAAAATGGAGATAAGCACAATGCATATTTTGGAACCACTACAGATTACGGGTCAGATACCATCATACCTGAAGCAGCATCAGCTCACGCTGCCAAATGCAGTGATCATGTAAGCACATCAGGTTCAGACTCAATTAATTCAAGTCCAGAAGTTCCTGATGCATTTGACTATTTTACCAAGGAGTCAACAGCACAAAACTCAATTTCTGATTCTCCCTACAAGCACAACACAGACTTCAGCAACACACCActttcattaaaacattttcctacATATGCAACAGATACCGAAAATACTCCTGaagatgctgagctgcagccacaccagtTTTCCTTTCAACCACAGCACCTCCTCAGACACAGTCCCACAGAACAGAAGGAACACGCACCAGAGgtaagcacagagcagctcacagATGAGAGTTCCTCTGAAAGCGACCGTTGGGAAGGGGACGCTGCTCCGAGATGGAACATGAATACATCTGAGAGCAATCATTTTGTTCGTACTCCTCTTGATACTGGTTTGAATGCAACTGTTAGCAAGGCACCTCTTCCACatgccagcacagccagcaacAAGTCACCTCATCCATCCGTATCtgaaaacacaactgaaaaaccTTCTACAGTTATTATGGAGAAAAAGTCATTACCACAGGGTGAGCACATTAATTCAGCTAGAACTCACGAAGATAAAACACAAAGAAGTTTCAGTGAAGAATGTGATAAATACAGGGAATTACAGGGCAGCAACAACTGTAGCTCTTCTGATGAAATGCAATCCTGCAGTGTTATGACAAAATTGCACCTTGAATCTCCAGGGAAAACACAGTCAGTCTTCAACATAGACAATTATTTCCAGTTGGATCCAAGTGAAGAGAATGTGTATTCCTCACTAGTCCCACACAGCTCCCTGAgcagaagcacacagcacagctcaggtcCGTTCCCACAAAAGactgcaggaaacaaaaccTGCCCAACCACTGATCCCAGTGAGCTGGAGGGTGACACCTCTTTGAAAGCACCAGAGAGCAGTTCTACAACAGCTGCCAGCCTCCCAGATTCCAGTGAAAAATGCTGTCAAAAAGCTCAGACCAGTTTAGGACAGCGCCAGCTTTtcattaagaagaaaagagcatttGATGGATTTGGTAATATTTTGCAAAGTAGGAGAGCAGAGTCCGATGGTTGA
- the DCUN1D4 gene encoding DCN1-like protein 4 isoform X8: protein MPPRKKRRPAAGDDLSAKKSRHDGMYRKYDSTRIKAEEEVFSSKRCLEWFYEYAGTDDIVGPEGMEKFCEDIGVEPENVVMLVLAWKLDAQNMGYFTLQEWLKGMTSLQCDTTEKLRNSLDCLRSLLNEPTNFKLIYRYAFDFAREKDQRSLDINTAKCMLGLLLGKTWSLFPVFHQFLEQQSKYKVINKDQWCNVLEFSRTINLDLSNYDEDGAWPVLLDEFVEWYKGKQMT, encoded by the exons aatgtatAGAAAATATGATTCAACtagaataaaagcagaagaggaagtCTTTTCGAGTAAAAGATGCTTAGAATGGTTCTATGAATATGCAG GCACTGATGACATTGTTGGGCCGGAAGGTATGGAGAAATTTTGTGAGGACATTGGAGTTGAACCAGAAAAC gTAGTAATGCTTGTATTAGCATGGAAGTTGGATGCACAAAACATGGGCTACTTTACATTACAAGAATGGTTAAAAGGAATGACATCATTACA atgtgaTACTACAGAAAAATTGAGAAATTCTCTGGATTGCTTGAGATCTTTATTAAATGAGCCTACCAATTTTAAACTTATTTATAGATATGCATTTGACTTTGCACGG GAAAAGGACCAGCGCAGCCTAGACATAAATACTGCCAAATGTATGTTAGGCCTTCTTTTAGGAAAAACATGGtctctttttccagtatttcatcAGTTTCTAGAG CAGCAATCAAAATACAAAGTTATCAATAAGGACCAATGGTGTAACGTTCTTGAATTCAGCAGAACAATCAACCTTGACCTCAGTAATTACGATGAAGATGGAGCCT GGCCAGTATTGTTGGATGAGTTTGTGGAATGgtataaaggaaaacaaatgacgTAG